A single genomic interval of Desulfovibrio intestinalis harbors:
- a CDS encoding ArsR/SmtB family transcription factor yields MFNFITTVRALGDENRARILMALRLRTLCVCEITTLLGLAASTTSKHLYLLRQARLIESVKKGRWVYYRLPHNPSPSIRTALDWVSSELADSPQIAQDEAALLGITHNTNIHEFLKRKHIQVPADEVDGSEDAYTSVETVSSEK; encoded by the coding sequence ATGTTTAACTTTATCACGACAGTACGCGCACTTGGAGACGAAAATCGTGCTCGTATCCTCATGGCCCTGCGCCTGAGAACACTTTGCGTATGTGAAATTACAACGCTTCTCGGATTGGCGGCGTCTACCACATCCAAGCACCTGTACCTGCTCCGTCAGGCTCGACTTATTGAAAGCGTCAAAAAGGGCAGATGGGTCTACTATCGCCTGCCACACAACCCGTCACCGAGCATCCGTACCGCTCTCGACTGGGTTTCTTCCGAGCTGGCAGACAGCCCCCAAATTGCGCAAGACGAGGCTGCCTTGTTGGGCATCACCCATAACACCAACATTCATGAGTTTTTGAAACGCAAGCATATTCAAGTTCCCGCTGACGAAGTGGATGGCAGCGAAGACGCCTAT